Proteins from a genomic interval of Kitasatospora kifunensis:
- a CDS encoding ABC transporter substrate-binding protein: MSTDAPRQSVTRRRRTAGAAAAAALLPLLLSTTACGGSAGAAGDKTELTVMTWAPANTGSADRPGMTALATAIGDSVNAQGGVAGHQLRVLTCNEHNTAQGAATCAKQAVTAGAVAVIGSYSQYGDAFMPQLETSGIPYIGGYGLSGPEFTSPVSYPVAGGTPALIAGSGLQLVAAGCRTVALIRPDTPAGDTLVGALGAALTPNNVALTDIRANETSSDFAAQARQAIGTDQPGNCITAALSAVPTLNLLDSLRRQPHQNTKLASVIGSFQQSVVDSTGGDSGPLDGAYATGWYPPESSNVWDPLRAVIRTRAATELTSIDDSDPGVETTWVAYQVFEQAVQRLSGQPVTAKALRGVLESGQPISTGGATPPLSWALTNMLASANTPRLVNTSVTFQQVQGGKLVAQQPGFVDVRWVLTGGRPPSGPGTPSPAAS; the protein is encoded by the coding sequence ATGAGCACCGACGCACCCAGGCAGTCGGTGACCAGGCGCCGCCGCACCGCCGGTGCGGCCGCCGCGGCCGCCTTACTCCCCCTGCTGCTCAGCACCACCGCCTGCGGGGGCTCGGCGGGCGCCGCCGGCGACAAGACCGAGCTGACGGTGATGACCTGGGCCCCCGCCAACACCGGCTCGGCCGACCGCCCCGGCATGACCGCGCTGGCCACCGCGATCGGCGACTCGGTCAACGCCCAGGGCGGCGTGGCCGGACACCAGCTGCGGGTGCTCACCTGCAACGAGCACAACACCGCGCAGGGCGCCGCCACCTGCGCCAAGCAGGCCGTGACGGCCGGTGCGGTCGCGGTGATCGGCTCCTACAGCCAGTACGGCGACGCCTTCATGCCGCAGCTGGAGACCAGCGGCATCCCGTACATCGGCGGCTACGGGCTCTCCGGCCCCGAGTTCACCAGCCCGGTCTCCTACCCGGTGGCCGGCGGCACCCCCGCGCTGATCGCCGGCAGCGGCCTGCAACTGGTCGCGGCCGGCTGCCGCACGGTGGCGCTGATCCGCCCTGACACCCCGGCCGGCGACACCCTGGTCGGCGCGCTGGGCGCGGCCCTGACGCCGAACAACGTGGCGCTCACCGACATCCGGGCCAACGAGACCTCCAGCGACTTCGCCGCGCAGGCCCGGCAGGCGATCGGCACCGACCAGCCCGGCAACTGCATCACCGCCGCGCTCAGCGCCGTGCCCACCCTCAACCTGCTCGACTCGCTGCGCCGCCAGCCGCACCAGAACACCAAGCTCGCCTCGGTGATCGGCAGCTTCCAGCAGTCCGTGGTGGATTCCACCGGCGGCGACTCGGGCCCGCTCGACGGCGCCTACGCGACCGGCTGGTACCCGCCCGAGTCCTCGAACGTCTGGGACCCGCTGCGCGCGGTGATCCGCACCAGGGCCGCCACCGAACTCACCAGCATCGACGACTCCGACCCCGGGGTCGAGACCACCTGGGTCGCCTACCAGGTCTTCGAGCAGGCCGTGCAGCGCCTGAGCGGCCAGCCGGTGACGGCGAAGGCGCTGCGCGGCGTGCTGGAGAGCGGCCAGCCGATCAGCACCGGCGGCGCCACCCCGCCGCTCAGCTGGGCGTTGACCAACATGCTGGCCAGCGCCAACACCCCGCGACTGGTGAACACCTCGGTCACCTTCCAACAGGTCCAGGGCGGAAAGCTGGTGGCGCAGCAGCCGGGTTTCGTGGACGTGCGCTGGGTGCTCACCGGCGGCAGGCCCCCGAGCGGCCCGGGCACCCCCTCCCCGGCCGCCTCCTGA